A single Paenibacillus kribbensis DNA region contains:
- the rpe gene encoding ribulose-phosphate 3-epimerase, with protein sequence MSMLLCPSMMCANFRSLEHEVNALEEANVDIYHIDIMDGKFVPNFGMGLQDLEYIRQQTQKTVDVHLMIDNPSAYIDLFADKGADIIYFHPETDMHPTRTIDRIVGRGIKAGIALNPGTAIASAEPLLGMVDYVLVMTVNPGFAGQTYLTFVNDKIKALQAYKHEKGLNFTIVVDGAISEEKINELAHYGVEGFVLGTSTLFGKDEPYKAIINRLKNI encoded by the coding sequence ATGAGTATGCTATTATGTCCTTCCATGATGTGCGCTAATTTCAGATCATTGGAACACGAAGTAAACGCACTGGAAGAAGCCAATGTGGATATTTATCATATCGATATTATGGACGGTAAATTTGTCCCCAACTTTGGAATGGGACTTCAGGATTTGGAGTACATCCGCCAACAAACTCAAAAAACAGTGGATGTGCATCTGATGATCGATAATCCTTCTGCCTATATTGATTTGTTTGCCGATAAGGGTGCAGACATCATTTACTTTCATCCAGAGACCGATATGCACCCGACGCGCACAATCGACCGAATTGTTGGCAGGGGGATCAAGGCAGGGATTGCTCTTAATCCGGGAACAGCTATTGCTTCGGCTGAACCTTTGCTTGGGATGGTTGATTATGTGTTGGTCATGACCGTAAATCCCGGTTTTGCAGGTCAAACCTATTTAACCTTCGTGAACGACAAGATTAAAGCATTACAAGCATACAAGCATGAAAAAGGACTGAATTTCACAATCGTGGTAGACGGTGCGATTTCCGAAGAGAAGATCAACGAATTGGCACACTACGGCGTTGAAGGATTCGTTTTGGGGACTTCCACTTTGTTTGGCAAAGATGAACCTTACAAAGCCATCATTAACAGATTGAAAAATATTTAA
- a CDS encoding LacI family DNA-binding transcriptional regulator, whose amino-acid sequence MKKNQISIKDIARLSGVSVATVSRVINENGRFSEETRQKVNEVIQKYQYETNSIAKSLRMSKSQTIGVLVPDINNEFFSVIVQKVESFFFKQGYSTIICNTAKDAEKEREYLKTLDGKMVDGLVCISGQEELSAELLKRPIPIVCIDRRPKINTNVAFIESNHYEGGFLATEELINKGCKEILLLTKQNNLSSVNERLYGYKDALQKHGLYPSEDRLVAVRNDGPTLETAQAAIERVLEKKLRFDGIFATNDWLALGALLALQKYGVQVPGEVKIVGFDNDTISQYCNPPLTTIEQDKETLADHACNMLLRMLNGEKIEREQHYSVPVRLIQRSTT is encoded by the coding sequence ATGAAAAAAAATCAAATATCAATAAAAGATATTGCCAGATTGAGTGGGGTTTCTGTAGCAACGGTTTCCCGTGTGATTAACGAGAATGGCCGCTTCTCTGAGGAAACGCGACAGAAGGTTAATGAAGTTATCCAGAAGTACCAATATGAGACCAATAGTATCGCCAAAAGCCTGAGAATGAGTAAATCGCAGACGATTGGCGTTTTGGTGCCGGATATTAATAATGAATTTTTTTCAGTCATTGTACAAAAGGTGGAAAGCTTCTTTTTTAAACAAGGATACTCTACCATTATATGTAATACTGCTAAAGATGCAGAGAAGGAACGAGAGTATCTGAAAACTCTGGATGGAAAAATGGTAGATGGTCTGGTCTGTATTTCGGGACAGGAGGAGCTTTCCGCGGAATTGCTTAAACGGCCCATTCCGATTGTATGTATTGACCGTCGGCCGAAGATTAATACGAATGTAGCTTTTATCGAGTCTAATCATTATGAGGGTGGATTTTTGGCGACAGAGGAGCTGATTAACAAAGGCTGCAAGGAAATTTTACTGCTGACCAAGCAAAACAATCTCTCCTCTGTTAATGAGCGTCTGTACGGGTATAAAGATGCTCTGCAAAAGCACGGACTGTACCCATCAGAGGACCGCTTGGTTGCAGTTCGAAATGATGGGCCTACTCTGGAAACCGCACAGGCGGCTATTGAGCGCGTCTTGGAGAAAAAACTTCGGTTTGACGGCATTTTTGCTACCAATGACTGGTTGGCTTTGGGCGCATTGCTCGCATTACAGAAATACGGAGTGCAGGTTCCGGGTGAAGTCAAAATAGTAGGTTTTGATAATGATACAATTTCCCAATACTGCAATCCACCGTTGACTACAATTGAACAAGATAAAGAAACACTTGCAGATCATGCATGCAATATGCTGCTCCGTATGCTGAATGGAGAAAAGATCGAACGGGAGCAGCATTATTCTGTCCCCGTACGGTTGATCCAACGTAGTACCACCTAG
- a CDS encoding spore germination protein, with amino-acid sequence MWSKIVPFIPSWVTLFQAGLALIFPLGIYYINNSIYSFVGSKGAISKHSPDRSSANKDHKTHADQQQEPDSKITGDYDADLKSIQAAIGENSDVHFREFMVKKFHARSVLIFIEGMQDEELMNKQVLQVLMFEGQQEQPERISKSFIKESLMPLTQISEVTDMEELHESILLGNTALLIEGMKEALLVGSPNGSVRSVNEPTSEALLRGPRIGFTEVLSENTSMLRRQGLNKSLELKKFQVGSRIKKDLVIAYIKDIVNPDLLEEVNHRISKIDMDFVAESGYVEQLIEDNYLSPFQQVHNTERPDRVINALLEGRIAILLDGTPFALIVPVTFSMLLQSPEDYYERWIPGSLLRLLRFFGAFIALMGPALYISFISFHPGLIPTKLVISIIQTRQGVPFPSVIEVMILEISIEILREAGIRLPKPVGPAMGIVGGLVIGDAAVNAGIVSPFLVIVVSVTAISSFSIPSYSAGISLRLLRFVGMLFAAVLGMFGTILFFLLICIHMTKLKSFGVPYVTPFSPMRTSDWKDVYIRAPLSKMKRRPIMMKTQQSKRKS; translated from the coding sequence ATGTGGTCCAAAATAGTACCTTTTATTCCAAGCTGGGTTACATTATTTCAAGCCGGCCTCGCGTTAATTTTCCCATTAGGGATTTATTATATAAACAATTCAATTTATTCATTTGTGGGCAGTAAGGGTGCAATTTCCAAGCATTCTCCTGACCGTTCATCTGCCAATAAAGATCACAAAACTCACGCTGATCAGCAGCAGGAACCAGACTCCAAAATTACAGGGGATTATGATGCTGACTTGAAATCGATCCAAGCAGCTATAGGCGAGAATAGTGATGTGCATTTTCGTGAGTTTATGGTGAAAAAATTTCATGCACGGTCCGTGTTAATCTTCATCGAAGGCATGCAGGATGAAGAGCTTATGAACAAGCAAGTATTGCAGGTCTTGATGTTTGAGGGCCAACAGGAACAGCCGGAACGTATAAGCAAATCTTTTATAAAAGAAAGCTTGATGCCACTTACGCAAATTAGTGAAGTTACCGATATGGAGGAACTGCACGAGTCTATCCTTTTAGGCAATACCGCACTATTGATTGAAGGAATGAAGGAAGCACTGCTGGTCGGGTCCCCTAACGGCTCTGTTCGATCCGTGAATGAACCAACCTCTGAAGCATTACTCCGTGGTCCCAGAATTGGCTTTACGGAAGTATTAAGTGAAAACACTTCGATGCTTCGACGTCAAGGCTTAAATAAAAGTTTGGAATTGAAGAAATTCCAAGTCGGTAGCAGAATCAAAAAAGATCTGGTTATCGCGTACATCAAGGATATTGTGAATCCGGATCTTCTAGAAGAAGTGAACCACAGAATTTCAAAAATAGACATGGATTTTGTAGCTGAATCCGGTTATGTAGAACAACTTATTGAAGACAATTACTTAAGTCCTTTCCAGCAGGTTCACAACACAGAGCGACCCGACCGTGTCATTAATGCGTTGCTGGAAGGAAGAATAGCCATTCTGCTGGACGGGACTCCTTTTGCACTTATTGTCCCGGTGACCTTCAGTATGCTGCTTCAATCTCCCGAAGACTATTATGAGCGCTGGATTCCGGGGTCACTTTTACGTTTGCTGCGATTTTTCGGAGCTTTCATAGCACTGATGGGTCCTGCTTTGTATATCTCTTTTATATCGTTCCATCCCGGTTTGATTCCGACCAAGCTGGTTATTAGCATTATTCAAACTCGTCAAGGCGTCCCTTTTCCATCCGTCATAGAAGTCATGATTCTGGAAATTTCGATCGAAATCCTGAGGGAAGCCGGCATACGATTGCCTAAACCTGTTGGTCCTGCGATGGGCATTGTCGGAGGTTTGGTCATTGGCGACGCTGCTGTAAATGCGGGCATTGTCAGCCCATTCCTGGTCATTGTGGTTTCAGTTACTGCTATTTCTTCGTTTTCGATACCGTCATACAGTGCGGGCATCAGCCTGCGCCTTTTACGTTTCGTCGGAATGCTCTTTGCAGCAGTTCTGGGCATGTTCGGCACCATTTTGTTCTTCCTGTTAATTTGTATCCATATGACGAAATTGAAAAGCTTTGGCGTACCGTATGTGACTCCCTTCTCCCCCATGCGTACAAGCGATTGGAAGGATGTGTACATCCGGGCTCCTTTATCTAAGATGAAACGAAGACCTATTATGATGAAAACTCAGCAAAGCAAGCGCAAATCATAG
- a CDS encoding GerAB/ArcD/ProY family transporter, with the protein MFTRSDDKITTKQAAVFLTNTVLGAGILTLPRGVTKTVQTPDGWLSVLIGGCIVILVVLVMVKLSQQFPENTVYQYSRRIVGTIPGGCLSMLLIIYFLIIAGFEIRVLAEVTLFYLLEGTPIWAIVIPFIWTGCYLVFGGINPIARLYQIVLPISLFFLLLCFVLSLRIFEIDHLRPVLSNGILPVIKGLKSTVLVFTGCEVIMTLVAFLQHPEKAAKAMVAGISIPWILYFLTVFMVVGGLSVDSTVTSTWPTINLIRTFELPGFLFERLEFPLLVIWMMQMFCNFCSFFFNASLGISQVFGLKYRYAVFGLIPVIFISTMTPIRMTEVFSLGDAIGYMGIILFFLVPVLLSIVFMIRKKGLKQNV; encoded by the coding sequence GTGTTTACACGCTCTGATGATAAGATCACAACCAAGCAGGCCGCCGTTTTCCTGACCAATACGGTGCTTGGGGCAGGGATTTTGACACTGCCAAGAGGTGTAACTAAAACAGTACAAACGCCTGATGGGTGGCTTTCTGTACTGATCGGCGGATGTATTGTCATATTAGTGGTCTTGGTGATGGTGAAATTAAGCCAACAGTTTCCCGAAAACACCGTGTATCAATACTCCAGGAGAATCGTAGGAACTATTCCAGGAGGATGTTTAAGTATGTTATTAATTATATACTTTCTCATCATCGCTGGCTTTGAGATACGTGTATTAGCGGAAGTGACGTTGTTTTATCTGCTCGAAGGGACACCGATCTGGGCGATTGTCATTCCATTCATCTGGACGGGATGTTATCTGGTTTTTGGAGGCATTAATCCTATCGCGCGGCTATACCAGATTGTACTTCCGATCAGTCTTTTCTTTCTGCTTCTCTGTTTTGTCCTTAGCCTGAGAATATTTGAAATTGACCATCTTCGTCCCGTATTGAGTAACGGGATCCTTCCTGTAATCAAGGGACTAAAATCTACTGTCCTTGTTTTCACTGGATGTGAAGTAATCATGACACTGGTCGCTTTCTTGCAGCACCCTGAAAAAGCCGCAAAGGCCATGGTCGCAGGGATCAGTATTCCTTGGATACTGTACTTTTTGACCGTATTTATGGTGGTTGGCGGGTTATCTGTGGACTCAACTGTGACAAGCACTTGGCCCACCATTAATTTAATACGCACTTTTGAACTTCCTGGCTTTCTTTTTGAACGTCTGGAGTTTCCGCTGCTGGTGATCTGGATGATGCAAATGTTTTGCAACTTCTGCAGTTTTTTCTTCAATGCCTCCTTAGGTATCTCACAGGTGTTTGGTCTTAAATATCGTTATGCTGTATTCGGCTTAATCCCGGTTATCTTTATCTCCACGATGACTCCTATACGTATGACTGAAGTGTTTAGTCTGGGCGATGCGATCGGATACATGGGAATCATTTTATTTTTTCTGGTCCCGGTACTTCTTTCCATCGTTTTTATGATCAGGAAGAAGGGATTGAAGCAAAATGTGTAG